The following coding sequences lie in one Peribacillus frigoritolerans genomic window:
- a CDS encoding aspartate aminotransferase family protein, whose amino-acid sequence MKKRDYLIKPVLGQQYPIAASAKGIYIYDQGGKKYIDGSSGAVTVSIGHGVQEVIKETLAQAEKISFSYRSQFTNEPAEKLAEKLSQLAPGDLNWSFFVNSGSEATETAMKIAIQYWQEKGQPQKDRIISRWTSYHGITMGALSMSGHVLRRQRFAAMLADYPSVSAPYTYRRPDNLTEEEWGLLCAQELETEIRRIGEERVAAFIAEPIIGASGGAITPPANYYQKIKEICERCNVLFIADEVMTGIGRTGKMFAIEHWDVTPDLITLGKGMSSGYTPMAATLVSDKVMEPILNGSKSIIGGHTYSANPQSAAVALKVITYVEKHQLVEKAEEQGIYLMSKLKTLLNSCEMIGDVRGKGLLIGMEFVADREKKNPYPPELNVTNRVIKQAFEKGLLVYPASGAINGMGDAIIISPPLVITKDEIDSLVNILEEAISEVQCELNMEGKINATVQV is encoded by the coding sequence ATGAAGAAACGAGATTATTTAATTAAACCGGTATTAGGACAGCAATATCCAATAGCTGCATCTGCAAAAGGCATATATATATATGATCAGGGTGGTAAGAAATATATTGATGGGTCGTCTGGAGCTGTAACGGTAAGTATTGGACACGGTGTACAGGAGGTTATTAAAGAAACCCTTGCACAGGCAGAAAAAATTTCATTTTCTTATAGATCACAATTTACGAATGAACCGGCTGAAAAACTAGCAGAAAAATTGAGTCAATTGGCTCCAGGAGATCTTAATTGGTCATTCTTTGTAAATAGTGGATCAGAAGCGACGGAGACAGCGATGAAGATTGCTATACAATATTGGCAAGAAAAAGGACAACCACAAAAAGATCGCATTATATCTAGGTGGACTAGTTATCATGGCATTACAATGGGAGCATTATCCATGTCAGGACATGTATTAAGAAGACAGAGGTTTGCAGCGATGTTAGCTGATTATCCTTCAGTGTCCGCCCCATACACTTATCGTCGACCTGATAATTTAACTGAAGAAGAATGGGGTCTTCTTTGTGCTCAAGAACTTGAAACGGAGATTAGGCGTATTGGGGAAGAACGTGTTGCTGCATTTATTGCCGAGCCAATTATAGGTGCTTCTGGGGGGGCTATCACTCCACCAGCTAATTACTATCAAAAAATCAAGGAGATTTGTGAGCGTTGTAACGTCCTATTTATTGCAGATGAAGTAATGACCGGAATTGGACGTACTGGGAAGATGTTTGCAATAGAACATTGGGATGTTACTCCGGACCTTATCACTCTAGGAAAAGGAATGAGTTCAGGGTATACCCCAATGGCAGCTACTCTAGTCAGTGATAAAGTTATGGAACCTATATTAAATGGATCTAAGTCTATTATAGGAGGCCATACTTATAGTGCTAATCCTCAATCTGCAGCAGTTGCACTAAAGGTTATTACATACGTTGAGAAACATCAATTGGTAGAAAAGGCAGAAGAACAAGGTATATATCTTATGAGTAAATTGAAAACGCTTTTAAATTCTTGCGAAATGATTGGGGACGTAAGAGGAAAGGGGCTTTTAATTGGAATGGAGTTTGTAGCCGACCGTGAAAAGAAAAACCCTTATCCACCTGAATTAAATGTAACAAATAGGGTAATTAAACAAGCCTTTGAAAAAGGGTTACTTGTTTACCCAGCGTCAGGAGCTATTAATGGAATGGGGGATGCTATTATCATTTCGCCACCTTTGGTTATTACAAAAGATGAAATTGATAGTTTAGTAAATATTTTAGAAGAAGCAATTTCTGAAGTGCAATGTGAACTCAACATGGAGGGCAAGATCAATGCTACTGTCCAAGTCTAA
- a CDS encoding DNA alkylation repair protein: MAEPLKDLYNETFIREFGDKVKGVHPSFSTESFIGEVIDEHWDERKLKERIRHISITLGKHLPSDYQEALDILYRLDKDCEGFRYLFFPDFVEVHGLNKKDWPLSLDALERFTARSSSEFAIRAFILLDPVLMIEKMKEWTKHNDEHVRRLASEGCRPRLPWGQALPMFKTDPAPVLELLENLKNDPSLYVRKSVANNLNDIARDNPNVVIETAKRWHESGEPNTIWIVRRGCRTLVRQADPEVLSLFGYMDVLNNPGIITNAFIRNEPDSIFIGETSELHFGFQVHVKNIAKLRIEYAIDFVKANQKTSRKVFLLADRNFTDGEQVERVRIHNWKDLTTRRHYTGIHRISLLVNGVEVAETHVKLNDGR; the protein is encoded by the coding sequence ATGGCCGAGCCTTTAAAGGATTTATATAATGAAACGTTCATTCGTGAATTCGGTGATAAAGTAAAGGGTGTCCATCCGTCCTTCTCAACTGAATCGTTTATAGGGGAAGTAATTGATGAGCATTGGGACGAGAGGAAGTTAAAAGAACGAATAAGGCACATTTCCATTACTCTTGGAAAGCATCTTCCAAGTGATTATCAAGAGGCTTTGGATATTTTGTATCGGCTTGATAAGGATTGTGAAGGGTTTAGATATTTATTTTTCCCGGATTTTGTAGAGGTACATGGATTGAATAAGAAAGATTGGCCGTTATCGCTAGATGCCTTGGAGCGTTTTACTGCAAGATCGTCTTCCGAATTTGCCATCCGTGCTTTTATTTTGCTTGATCCCGTTTTAATGATCGAGAAGATGAAGGAATGGACCAAGCATAATGATGAGCATGTCCGGAGGCTGGCAAGTGAGGGATGCAGGCCCAGGTTACCTTGGGGGCAAGCTTTACCAATGTTCAAAACCGATCCGGCACCAGTCTTGGAATTACTTGAAAACCTGAAAAACGACCCGTCCCTATATGTTCGTAAAAGTGTGGCAAATAACTTGAATGATATTGCAAGAGATAATCCGAATGTCGTCATAGAAACTGCCAAGCGTTGGCATGAAAGCGGAGAACCCAACACGATTTGGATTGTCCGACGGGGATGCAGGACCTTAGTTCGTCAAGCAGATCCTGAGGTCCTTTCATTATTTGGATACATGGATGTATTGAATAATCCGGGTATCATTACAAACGCATTTATTAGAAATGAACCAGACTCGATTTTCATTGGGGAAACGAGTGAACTTCATTTCGGGTTTCAAGTGCATGTGAAGAATATAGCGAAGCTTCGTATTGAGTATGCCATCGATTTTGTAAAAGCGAATCAGAAAACGTCTCGCAAAGTATTCCTACTGGCAGATAGGAATTTCACCGATGGAGAACAAGTCGAGAGAGTGAGAATCCACAATTGGAAGGACCTGACCACACGTCGTCATTACACGGGAATCCATCGAATCTCCCTTCTCGTAAACGGAGTGGAAGTTGCAGAAACGCATGTAAAACTAAATGATGGAAGATAA
- a CDS encoding peptidase: MQLIKAQIQTWLKEHYEEGTELLQRLVQSPSISKNEAKAQSIITEVLSTMGLKVDAWEPCGKELTESPYFCSSRDDFTGSPNVVGVLPGTGGGRSIILNGHIDVVPEGDHEQWTDDPYSGAIKEGKMYGRGVTDMKGGLVSFLLALQAILQLDIKLRGDVIFQSVIEEESGGTGTLSTILKGYKADAALITEPTNMRVFPKQQGSMWFRIFVKGRSAHGGTRYEGVSAIDKAMILVEQIRALEFNRNQRINDPLYEQTPIPIPINIGVISGGNWPSSVPDLLKIEGRMGIAPNEKIEDAQHEMEECLQQLSVLDPWFKENPPVLEWFGARWLPGEIDLEHDLMNTLVHQYRETTGEEPVIEASPWGTDGGLLTEVGEIPTVVFGPGTTEMAHFPDEYIELDKVFKSAEIIALTIIQWCSIKNNI; encoded by the coding sequence TTGCAATTAATCAAAGCACAAATTCAAACATGGTTAAAAGAGCATTATGAAGAAGGTACAGAATTATTACAACGACTTGTACAATCTCCTAGTATTTCTAAAAATGAGGCAAAAGCGCAATCAATAATCACTGAAGTATTGTCGACTATGGGGTTAAAGGTGGATGCCTGGGAGCCATGTGGAAAAGAATTAACCGAAAGTCCCTACTTTTGTTCGTCAAGGGATGATTTTACAGGAAGTCCTAATGTTGTAGGTGTTCTACCTGGAACAGGTGGTGGCCGTTCCATAATCTTAAACGGACATATTGATGTTGTCCCTGAAGGTGATCATGAACAATGGACAGATGATCCCTATAGTGGAGCTATTAAGGAAGGAAAAATGTATGGTCGTGGTGTTACGGATATGAAAGGTGGGCTAGTTTCATTTCTTTTAGCCTTACAAGCCATTCTACAACTCGATATTAAGCTTAGAGGCGACGTTATTTTTCAGAGTGTTATAGAAGAAGAGAGTGGTGGAACAGGGACTTTATCTACTATTCTAAAAGGCTATAAAGCTGATGCTGCACTAATCACTGAACCTACTAATATGAGAGTTTTCCCTAAACAGCAAGGATCCATGTGGTTTAGGATCTTTGTCAAAGGACGATCAGCCCACGGGGGAACACGATATGAGGGAGTAAGCGCTATTGATAAAGCAATGATACTAGTGGAGCAAATCAGGGCTTTGGAGTTTAACCGGAATCAACGTATTAATGATCCTTTATACGAGCAGACCCCTATCCCTATTCCTATTAATATCGGAGTTATTTCAGGAGGAAACTGGCCATCTTCAGTACCTGATTTGCTAAAAATAGAGGGAAGAATGGGTATAGCACCTAACGAGAAGATAGAAGATGCACAACATGAAATGGAGGAATGTTTACAACAACTATCAGTCCTAGACCCATGGTTTAAAGAAAATCCACCTGTCTTAGAATGGTTTGGTGCTCGATGGCTACCAGGGGAAATCGATCTTGAACATGATTTGATGAATACGTTAGTTCATCAATATAGAGAAACTACTGGTGAAGAACCCGTGATAGAGGCTTCTCCTTGGGGAACTGACGGGGGATTACTTACAGAAGTAGGGGAAATTCCAACGGTAGTTTTTGGACCAGGAACAACGGAAATGGCACACTTCCCAGATGAGTATATTGAATTGGATAAAGTTTTTAAATCTGCAGAAATTATTGCATTAACTATAATTCAGTGGTGTAGTATCAAGAACAATATCTGA
- a CDS encoding DMT family transporter, with protein MYAKLKFAISMAIFGSIGLFSEKTGLHSIELVFVRCLCASILLGTILGGSTLKTQQPREIPIPRREYLLALLCGVFLIVNWVFFFRSLEVMPITVAVSIYHLAPVIVLLLGSVIFKEKITKMGLVFFFICFIGTLLVGGIHQHTTVAGFLSTGVLWVFAAAFFYALTSITGKGIQMLSPLLTTVIQTSLGVLLLMPLVDWSNFMHLTFENWFYILVTGFIHTGFVFYLFFSSLRELKAQTIAILVFVDPVIAILLDVTILHYRPDVYQLLGIFLVFVGVSYSPKKERILEKSISIRSN; from the coding sequence ATGTATGCCAAATTAAAGTTTGCCATCTCCATGGCCATATTCGGTTCAATCGGTCTATTTTCAGAAAAAACAGGTCTACACTCGATTGAACTAGTTTTTGTCCGTTGCCTCTGTGCAAGTATTCTTTTAGGAACAATTTTGGGGGGGAGTACATTAAAAACACAACAACCGAGGGAAATTCCTATTCCTCGTAGAGAGTATTTACTTGCCTTATTATGCGGTGTATTCCTTATCGTAAATTGGGTGTTTTTCTTCCGTTCATTAGAAGTAATGCCTATTACTGTGGCTGTATCCATTTATCATTTAGCACCCGTTATTGTACTTCTCTTAGGGTCTGTTATTTTTAAAGAAAAAATAACAAAAATGGGATTAGTCTTTTTCTTTATTTGCTTTATAGGGACATTGTTAGTTGGGGGTATTCATCAACATACAACTGTGGCTGGATTTTTATCCACCGGTGTTTTATGGGTGTTTGCAGCAGCATTCTTCTACGCTCTAACTTCTATTACTGGAAAGGGAATTCAAATGCTTAGTCCTTTGTTAACAACCGTTATTCAAACAAGTCTGGGTGTTTTATTATTGATGCCATTAGTGGATTGGTCAAACTTTATGCATCTTACCTTTGAAAACTGGTTCTATATCCTTGTTACAGGATTTATACACACAGGATTTGTGTTTTATTTATTTTTCAGTAGTTTACGTGAGTTAAAGGCACAAACAATTGCTATTTTAGTGTTTGTTGATCCGGTTATCGCGATTTTACTTGATGTGACTATTTTGCACTACCGACCTGATGTTTATCAGCTTCTCGGAATATTTCTAGTGTTTGTAGGGGTCAGTTATTCTCCCAAAAAAGAAAGAATTTTAGAAAAGAGTATATCCATTCGCTCAAACTAA
- a CDS encoding thiolase family protein → MEDAVIVSGVRTGVGAFGKSLKSASATEMGRQILEGLMGKTTLTKADVNEVIFGHGYVHGGGLNSARISSQLAGFPTSVPGHVVIKACGSSLKAITNAALTIKAGQEEVVIAGGVENMSQVPYLVKNRWGTKFGNVEMEDALLTDGLICSLENEHMGMTAERLTRIYSISREEQDKFAFDSHKKAIQAIENHYFQDEILPVQVPGTKESYLFRTDESVRSDILLDKLKNLPPVFNKDGSITAGNACPMNDGAAAVLMMSKKKAIQKGIKPLLKVRAFSSAGVEPGIMGIGPVPATKKALELAGLTLDDIGLIELNEAFAAQALAVIKELELDYSKVNVNGGAIALGHPVGATGAKLTVSLMNEMLRTKTKYGMVTLCMAGGMGLTVIYENLTL, encoded by the coding sequence ATGGAAGATGCCGTAATCGTATCAGGAGTTCGTACTGGAGTGGGTGCATTTGGAAAGTCACTTAAAAGTGCTTCCGCCACTGAAATGGGAAGACAAATATTGGAGGGTTTAATGGGGAAGACCACTCTTACCAAAGCGGATGTAAATGAAGTAATATTTGGACATGGCTATGTACATGGGGGAGGATTGAATTCAGCTAGAATATCATCGCAATTAGCTGGATTCCCAACGAGTGTTCCAGGACATGTTGTAATCAAGGCATGTGGTTCAAGTTTAAAAGCAATTACTAACGCGGCCTTAACGATTAAGGCCGGTCAAGAAGAGGTGGTAATTGCAGGTGGGGTAGAGAATATGAGTCAGGTCCCATATTTAGTTAAAAATAGATGGGGAACAAAATTTGGGAACGTAGAAATGGAAGATGCCCTATTAACTGATGGTTTAATTTGCTCGTTGGAAAATGAACATATGGGAATGACGGCTGAACGCTTAACGCGAATTTACAGTATCTCCCGCGAGGAACAAGATAAATTTGCCTTTGATAGCCATAAAAAGGCAATTCAGGCTATTGAAAATCATTATTTTCAAGATGAAATTTTGCCTGTTCAGGTCCCCGGTACGAAAGAATCTTACCTTTTCAGGACAGATGAGTCTGTACGCTCGGATATTCTGCTAGATAAATTAAAAAATCTTCCACCTGTTTTTAATAAAGATGGGTCAATCACTGCTGGGAATGCGTGCCCTATGAACGATGGTGCAGCAGCAGTATTAATGATGTCAAAAAAGAAAGCTATACAAAAAGGTATAAAACCTTTGCTAAAAGTGAGAGCGTTTTCTAGTGCTGGTGTAGAACCAGGTATTATGGGGATTGGACCTGTTCCTGCAACAAAAAAGGCACTAGAGTTAGCCGGATTAACTTTAGATGATATTGGTTTGATTGAGCTTAATGAAGCCTTTGCTGCACAGGCATTAGCTGTTATTAAAGAACTAGAGTTAGACTATTCAAAAGTAAATGTTAATGGTGGAGCTATTGCGTTGGGGCATCCAGTTGGAGCAACTGGTGCTAAACTAACTGTTAGTCTAATGAATGAAATGTTACGTACCAAAACAAAGTATGGAATGGTGACGCTATGTATGGCTGGAGGAATGGGGCTTACCGTCATATATGAAAACCTAACACTATAA
- a CDS encoding 3-oxoacid CoA-transferase subunit B yields MGLGVEDRHCIAKRAAQEIENGMIVNLGIGIPTLIADYIPPDISVQFHAENGVLGTGPTPKRSDINPNLCNAGGYPCSVVQGASFFDSATAFGMIRRGRLDVTILGALEVSEEGDLANWIVPGKLVPGMGGAMELAQKSKKVIVLMNHTNKQGKSKILKECTLPLTAKGCVSLIITEMAVIEVTPQGLELKEVMEPYTVEDVIKHTDAQLKVLKITGKV; encoded by the coding sequence ATGGGTTTGGGAGTAGAAGATCGCCATTGTATCGCTAAGCGCGCTGCCCAAGAAATAGAAAATGGAATGATTGTTAATCTAGGAATAGGCATTCCTACATTAATTGCTGATTATATCCCACCAGATATTTCTGTCCAATTCCATGCCGAAAATGGAGTGTTGGGCACTGGCCCGACACCCAAAAGGAGTGATATTAATCCTAATTTATGTAATGCCGGTGGTTATCCCTGTTCTGTGGTTCAAGGGGCTTCCTTTTTTGACAGTGCTACTGCATTTGGTATGATCCGGCGAGGCCGTTTAGATGTTACCATTTTAGGAGCCCTTGAAGTAAGCGAAGAAGGCGACCTGGCAAATTGGATTGTTCCTGGAAAACTTGTCCCTGGTATGGGTGGGGCCATGGAGTTGGCTCAAAAGTCTAAAAAGGTAATTGTACTGATGAACCATACAAATAAACAAGGTAAATCTAAAATACTGAAGGAATGTACACTACCACTTACAGCTAAAGGTTGTGTTAGTTTGATCATCACTGAAATGGCTGTGATCGAGGTAACGCCACAAGGATTAGAGTTAAAAGAAGTTATGGAACCTTACACAGTGGAAGATGTAATTAAACATACAGATGCACAATTGAAAGTACTTAAAATCACAGGAAAAGTTTAG
- a CDS encoding PucR family transcriptional regulator: MAIRIYEALQLPIMKQTKLKAGKKGLQNWIKWVTIVEVIEDIHRLQDGEFLLTTGFGLGENTKKRKEFEKLLSIGKLSGIAIYTGFYLKEIPKSFITIADEFALPLIEIPANINFSMITKELLVQIVNKQSQTFEYSLRIHQDFTRLVLEQHGFDPITKTLHEIIDASVILIAKDEIISSYIKHDFIDINNLKNLYEKQMDNYKINSQPIIANKNTYGSLLIIKEKRLSEELDSIAIEHATTVYAIEFLRRKAVEETQLRLTSDFLEEVLNPIIPNNKDMIERGRKLGVDLSNPQSIIYIYFPLLKEEEIKEKYNELTEIIQYTMGKSKIPYLMRIKSDSVIILVEAKPGLNILEVAETLLNSWNSTLSNEQIAIGIGKTTADIYQLHKSAAESEQAARFSQILFKPKSIVHYNDFGLYQLLIEMKESGVDLEEFYQKYLGNLFDSKGIDLITTLEAYLFFNQSIKETASELYIHRHTLKYRLEQIQKKTGLDLNNYDNGIKLYLAILAYKLLKNIQIQ; encoded by the coding sequence ATGGCTATTCGGATTTATGAAGCTTTGCAACTACCTATTATGAAACAAACAAAATTAAAGGCTGGAAAAAAGGGGTTACAAAATTGGATCAAATGGGTAACTATTGTGGAGGTAATTGAAGATATCCATCGTTTACAAGATGGAGAGTTTTTGTTAACAACAGGATTCGGATTAGGAGAAAATACGAAGAAACGTAAGGAATTTGAAAAGCTTTTATCCATCGGAAAACTATCTGGAATAGCTATATATACAGGATTTTATTTAAAGGAAATTCCAAAATCATTTATTACCATCGCAGACGAATTTGCCTTACCTTTAATTGAAATTCCTGCAAACATAAACTTTTCTATGATTACAAAAGAACTACTGGTACAAATTGTTAACAAACAAAGCCAAACATTTGAATATTCACTACGAATCCATCAGGATTTTACAAGGCTTGTATTAGAACAACACGGATTTGATCCTATTACAAAAACCCTTCATGAAATAATTGATGCAAGTGTAATCCTTATAGCAAAAGATGAAATAATAAGTTCCTACATAAAACATGACTTTATTGATATTAACAATTTAAAAAATCTATATGAAAAACAAATGGATAACTACAAAATTAATAGTCAACCTATTATAGCTAATAAAAATACCTACGGAAGTCTACTCATTATAAAGGAAAAAAGGTTATCGGAAGAATTGGATTCAATTGCAATTGAGCATGCCACTACTGTATATGCCATTGAATTTTTGCGGAGGAAAGCAGTAGAGGAGACACAATTGAGGCTCACTAGTGACTTCCTAGAAGAAGTATTAAATCCTATAATCCCAAATAATAAAGATATGATCGAGAGAGGACGTAAACTAGGAGTAGACCTTTCAAATCCACAAAGTATCATATACATTTATTTCCCATTATTGAAAGAGGAGGAAATCAAGGAAAAATACAATGAGTTAACCGAAATTATTCAATACACCATGGGAAAGTCAAAAATCCCCTACCTCATGAGGATAAAATCCGATAGTGTCATTATTTTGGTGGAAGCAAAACCTGGATTAAATATTTTAGAGGTAGCAGAGACCCTCTTAAATAGTTGGAATTCGACATTATCAAATGAACAAATAGCTATAGGTATTGGTAAAACAACTGCCGACATTTATCAATTACACAAAAGTGCTGCTGAATCTGAGCAAGCAGCACGATTTTCCCAAATTCTATTTAAACCAAAATCCATAGTCCATTATAACGATTTTGGCTTATATCAATTACTCATTGAAATGAAAGAATCAGGGGTAGATTTAGAAGAATTTTACCAAAAATACCTTGGAAATCTATTTGATTCAAAAGGTATAGACCTCATTACTACACTTGAAGCTTATCTTTTTTTCAATCAAAGTATTAAAGAAACAGCAAGCGAGCTATATATTCATCGCCATACACTGAAATACAGGTTAGAACAGATACAGAAAAAAACTGGATTAGACCTAAACAATTATGATAATGGCATAAAGTTATACTTAGCTATTTTGGCATATAAATTATTAAAAAACATTCAAATTCAGTAA
- a CDS encoding helix-turn-helix domain-containing protein, whose amino-acid sequence MNLNDIISANLKRLRTERNLSLGQLSELSGISKVMLSQIEKGGSNPTINTIWKIAIGLQVPYTRLIDSPIDDAVVIRKSDCKKQSENKNSFVSYCYYTTNPNRSFELFKVELQPNCKHNSDGHAPKTQEYIFVIRGELTIQLTTGEYVLREGDSIHFDCSLPHTFINHLDTVLEFIDIIYYY is encoded by the coding sequence ATGAACTTAAATGATATAATTTCTGCAAATTTAAAGAGGTTAAGAACAGAGCGAAATCTTAGTCTCGGTCAGTTATCAGAGTTGTCCGGTATCAGTAAGGTAATGCTCTCTCAGATAGAGAAAGGTGGATCTAACCCAACCATCAACACGATTTGGAAGATTGCCATCGGCCTGCAGGTGCCTTATACCCGGCTGATTGATTCTCCAATAGATGATGCCGTTGTCATCCGCAAGAGCGACTGCAAGAAGCAGTCCGAGAATAAGAATTCCTTTGTCTCCTACTGTTACTACACTACCAATCCAAACCGTAGTTTTGAATTATTTAAGGTTGAGTTACAGCCTAATTGTAAGCATAACTCTGATGGTCACGCTCCTAAAACTCAGGAATATATTTTTGTGATTCGGGGTGAATTGACGATTCAGCTGACTACAGGGGAATATGTGCTTCGGGAAGGTGACTCTATCCACTTTGACTGCTCCCTTCCGCATACCTTTATCAATCATCTGGATACGGTGCTTGAATTTATAGATATAATTTATTACTACTAA
- a CDS encoding CoA transferase subunit A, with amino-acid sequence MLLSKSKQGKVSTLEAALQRISDGCSLMYGGFGGIGTPPTIIEGILNKGCKHLSLIGNDAGFPDVGVGRLVSSGRVKKLITSHIGSNPIAGQLMNKGEMEVTFSPQGTLIERIRAGGMGLGGILSDVGLATVAEEGKTHITVNGQEYLIETALTAEVSIIHASKADYLGNLVFEKSARNFNPLVAMAGDFTIVEADEIVQVGELDPESIITPGIFVDMVIPSEGVNWKWVWE; translated from the coding sequence ATGCTACTGTCCAAGTCTAAACAAGGAAAGGTAAGTACTTTAGAGGCTGCCCTTCAAAGAATTTCTGACGGATGTTCCTTAATGTACGGAGGATTTGGTGGCATTGGTACTCCCCCTACCATTATAGAAGGGATATTAAATAAAGGATGTAAACATTTAAGTTTAATAGGTAATGACGCAGGTTTCCCGGACGTTGGGGTTGGGAGATTGGTTAGTTCAGGAAGGGTGAAGAAACTAATTACTTCTCATATTGGCTCCAACCCAATAGCCGGTCAATTAATGAACAAGGGGGAAATGGAAGTAACATTTTCTCCACAAGGAACGTTGATTGAACGTATTCGAGCCGGTGGTATGGGATTAGGTGGTATTTTATCCGATGTGGGATTAGCCACTGTTGCAGAGGAAGGAAAGACACATATTACTGTAAATGGACAGGAATATTTGATTGAAACAGCATTAACTGCTGAAGTATCTATAATCCATGCTTCAAAGGCTGATTATCTTGGAAATCTCGTATTTGAAAAAAGCGCACGTAATTTTAACCCTTTAGTTGCTATGGCGGGGGATTTTACGATAGTTGAAGCAGATGAGATTGTTCAAGTTGGTGAACTTGATCCAGAATCGATTATAACCCCTGGAATCTTTGTAGATATGGTAATTCCAAGTGAAGGAGTGAATTGGAAATGGGTTTGGGAGTAG
- a CDS encoding amino acid permease, with protein sequence MAELDNEQGLKRVMKSRHLFMIALGGVIGAGFFNASGFTISQAGPIGAVLAYMMGGLIMYLVMLCLGELTVEMPVSGSFQAYATKYIHPSTGFTVGWIYWIGWSSTVAYEIIIIGSLMQRWFPDISPWIWSLIAGIVLFSVNALSARSFAETEFWFASIKVIAIISFIFIGLAVIFGIVPIEGEPAAPYFTHLTEFGFFPNGIFAVVIAMMAVNYSLGGTELIGIASGESENPEKTIPKAINQTAYRIILFFVLSIIIVVSIVPWQQIQPAASPFVTALDNIGIPYAADIMNFVIITSLLSVANSGLYTTTRMLYSLSSSKMAPRSFQKLTQKGVPLLALTASMGISCVSILVSKVAAETIYTWILSVAGMASMLAWMSIAASQYFFRRRYVAEGGKVSDLKFRTPLYPLVPILAFVFNLVVLISLVFDEGTKLTIYIGVPVAIAFHLIYILFLQKRGKKDVGSSVQEDYEKVRLINKS encoded by the coding sequence ATGGCTGAATTAGATAATGAACAAGGTCTCAAAAGGGTAATGAAAAGTCGCCATTTATTTATGATTGCTTTAGGTGGTGTAATCGGTGCAGGATTTTTCAACGCTTCAGGTTTTACGATTAGTCAGGCAGGCCCTATAGGCGCAGTTTTAGCCTATATGATGGGCGGACTTATTATGTATTTAGTTATGCTATGCTTAGGGGAATTGACAGTGGAAATGCCAGTATCTGGATCTTTCCAAGCTTATGCGACTAAATACATTCATCCATCGACAGGTTTTACAGTTGGGTGGATTTATTGGATTGGGTGGTCTTCTACCGTAGCCTATGAAATTATCATTATAGGTTCACTGATGCAAAGATGGTTCCCTGATATTTCTCCATGGATCTGGTCGTTAATTGCAGGAATTGTACTATTTTCTGTTAATGCCCTTTCTGCACGCAGCTTTGCAGAAACAGAATTCTGGTTTGCGAGTATCAAGGTAATCGCTATAATCTCTTTTATCTTTATTGGGTTAGCCGTTATTTTTGGTATTGTACCAATTGAAGGTGAACCAGCAGCTCCTTATTTTACTCACTTAACAGAATTTGGCTTCTTTCCTAATGGAATATTTGCAGTAGTTATTGCTATGATGGCTGTTAATTATTCGTTAGGTGGTACGGAACTTATAGGAATTGCTTCTGGTGAAAGTGAAAATCCTGAGAAGACGATCCCTAAGGCTATAAACCAAACTGCTTACCGAATAATATTATTCTTTGTTTTGTCAATAATTATCGTTGTTTCTATAGTTCCTTGGCAACAAATCCAACCAGCTGCTAGCCCGTTTGTTACTGCACTAGATAACATCGGTATACCATATGCAGCCGATATTATGAATTTTGTAATTATTACCTCATTACTATCTGTTGCTAACTCTGGTCTTTATACTACAACTAGGATGTTATACTCTCTTTCTAGTTCTAAGATGGCACCAAGATCCTTTCAAAAGTTAACCCAAAAAGGTGTGCCTTTACTTGCTTTAACGGCTAGTATGGGAATCTCCTGTGTGTCCATTCTTGTTTCAAAAGTAGCGGCTGAAACTATTTATACCTGGATTCTTTCTGTAGCAGGAATGGCATCCATGTTGGCTTGGATGAGTATTGCGGCATCTCAGTATTTTTTCCGCAGACGATATGTAGCTGAAGGAGGAAAAGTTAGTGATCTAAAATTTCGGACCCCACTTTACCCTTTAGTTCCTATCTTGGCATTTGTCTTTAATCTAGTTGTATTAATAAGTTTAGTATTTGACGAAGGAACTAAATTGACTATTTATATTGGTGTTCCAGTAGCCATTGCTTTTCATTTGATATATATTTTATTTTTGCAAAAACGCGGAAAGAAAGATGTTGGGTCATCGGTTCAAGAGGATTATGAAAAGGTGCGCTTAATTAATAAAAGTTAA